One segment of Mesoplodon densirostris isolate mMesDen1 chromosome 6, mMesDen1 primary haplotype, whole genome shotgun sequence DNA contains the following:
- the PIERCE1 gene encoding piercer of microtubule wall 1 protein isoform X1 yields the protein MSEEDPQGCAEQEVPKAKAPTEKTSDYYRVSEDLPARFNNPAWFRGYRTEEPPSVYRTSNQAYGSRAPTVHEMPVRRKQGKKVFYPNSYKFSRQVAVGGMFQNNTFNVYMEKSVVTGPDNFITFYDRLNFHPSYGVSKPSICD from the exons ATGTCCGAAGAGGACCCCCAGGGGTGCGCGGAGCAGGAGGTGCCCAAGGCCAAGGCCCCCACGGAGAAAACCAGCGACTACTACCGCGTGAGCGAGGACCTGCCGGCCAGGTTCAACAACCCGGCTTGGTTTCGGGGCTACCG GACCGAGGAGCCCCCCTCAGTGTACAGGACCAGTAACCAAGCTTACGGGAGCAGAGCCCCCACCGTGCACGAGATGCCGGTAAGGAGGAAGCAAGGAAAG AAGGTATTTTATCCAAATTCGTACAAATTTTCTAGACAAGTTGCAGTTGGTGGAATGTTCCAGAACAATACTTTCAACGTCTACATGGAGAAGAGCGTTGTGACGGGTCCGGACAACTTCATCACCTTCTATGACCGGCTCAACTTCCACCCCAGCTATGGGGTCAGCAAGCCGTCCATCTGTGATTGA
- the MRPS2 gene encoding small ribosomal subunit protein uS2m isoform X2 has product MVPGSVLPRLLGAGVRRRPLQLHLVQTATPGPAGPSGRTLGSAAASAAREPERSSDLNERILSEPLKHFDFFNVKELFSVRSLFDARVHLGHKAGCRHRFMEPYIFGSRLDQDIIDLEQTATHLQLALNFTAHVAYRRGIILFVSRRRQFSHLIENVARDCGEYAHTRYFKGGLLTNAPLLLGPRVRLPDLIIFLHTLNNVFEPHIAVRDAAKMNIPTVGIVDTNCNPSLITYPIPGNDDSPPAVQLFCRLFQTTINRAKEKRNQVEALYRLQGQEGAKGHGTADPPSPGVQAELDLGHSP; this is encoded by the exons ATGGTACCCGGCTCGGTCCTACCCCGGCTGCTCGGCGCGG GTGTCCGGCGCCGGCCGCTCCAGCTGCACCTCGTCCAGACGGCGACCCCGGGCCCGGCGGGTCCGAGCGGCAGGACGCTGGGGAGCGCCGCGGCCTCCGCGGCCCGGGAGCCCGAGCGCAGCAGCG atCTCAACGAGAGGATCCTGAGCGAGCCCCTCAAGCACTTCGACTTCTTCAATGTCAAGGAATTGTTTTCTGTTAGAAGTCTCTTCGATGCCCGGGTGCACCTGGGACACAAAGCTGGCTGTCGGCACAG GTTCATGGAGCCGTATATCTTCGGTAGCCGCTTGGACCAGGACATCATTGACCTGGAACAGACGGCGACGCACCTGCAGCTGGCCTTGAATTTCACGGCCCATGTGGCCTATCGCAGGGGCATCATCCTGTTTGTGAGCCGCAGGCGGCAGTTCTCACACCTGATCGAGAACGTGGCCCGGGACTGCGGGGAATACGCCCACACCCGCTACTTCAAGGGCGGCCTGCTGACCAACGCGCCCCTCCTCCTGGGCCCCAGGGTCCGCCTGCCAGACCTCATCATCTTTCTGCACACGCTCAACAACGTCTTTGAGCCCCACATAGCCGTGAGGGACGCGGCCAAGATGAACATCCCCACTGTGGGCATCGTGGACACCAACTGCAACCCATCCCTCATCACGTACCCCATCCCGGGCAACGACGACTCGCCCCCGGCTGTCCAGCTCTTCTGCAGGCTCTTCCAGACCACCATCAACCGGGCCAAAGAGAAGCGCAATCAGGTCGAGGCCCTGTACCGACTGCAGGGCCAGGAGGGCGCCAAGGGCCACGGTACAGCTGACCCTCCTTCCCCGGGAGTGCAGGCCGAGCTGGACTTGGGTCATTCCCCTTGA
- the PPP1R26 gene encoding protein phosphatase 1 regulatory subunit 26 codes for MFLMNAPPVLALPSKWEAFGPPGSCRFPGCFSEPKEGVSRAAVSAKVQMVISTLQGDGATLGMSGEHARPRSQRAERGRGTRLSASPAFAACGLAAGFDPKGEEEAADLGPLVLDSDSDDSVDRDIEEAIQEYLKAKSGAARPPAASRCQPEPPPSGTPTALCPPDLAAGPAGVPSSHRGVGEDRGSASPRSVSSEDSFEQSIRAEIEQFLSEKRQHEAQKCDIPADRKPDPSDSVAPSASRSSREPTGKAYQQELAGACKEFTFRKPPRSTKAGALPRGPRCKVTTEPATAAGHLAEAAPGKVGVRRGTGSGKRGRRARSAALVPEAADSSSDDGIEEAIQLYQLEKRKEAGGELPQRALPAEEKGPGPPAHGTGLCTKSTWLEAHGKTPGKKKPVATKAVDLSPGGLDPDHPSRPPRETVAPAPPGSTAAESKFMDGSPRRADTSAELMCAEAILDISKTILPSPLEGGTRSPPASPLLYPRDVPSCSDGDSSCVDSDDSIEQEIRTFLALKAQSGGLLPRTETCPRLAHSPLPPPGLSASASKTPDLSLSCKRKRGAGSTTVRPCAPKRTRETAEAQESARDADRSQGRAQPSKGKASEAPGRESETWGQPLPCRTGVPGDERRAPVTQGPVLPGPGKAAEVRRVDEKESSEDKSSSLDSDEDLDTAIKDLLRSKRRLRKRCKDPRAGCKRVRFSTTETRFLDKVGRFSKDWKDRSPHLLKSCLSKSKKESPGRPSHVLCREAVRAKPDGVAATDAPPAPQSRGQAAGRSLFSGESEARELDGPAPSPSALSDDSSSVDSDDSIELEIRKFLAEKAKESVSGSEIQGGGPTALGTGSGGKSELPCRKVPPPGPALQPGMCTRSQRCRGPLQPAEGPRGPGRAFAPAGRSSPRAEQACIPAALARCELVPPRSTSGTASAKGSPASRRTTYAPKDKSPRGAEAAGGESALGQLPSCMEAGTRAESRSSLARTPGAEREGRPRAGLALPWADFSPQSRLRSTWALSTKGRDAAAWTGGLGGQREKGLEGQARGSPSLAMDPKRGLPFSGFSPLLSTQLFHFGKSVSWGGKQASLFSPPLGLPLQGPSFSAFRETQAGHGPVFGSSHLLVKQEGGRWPPRKSQAGLSLPDRRNSGPEESILDLRYRRRGVDRDEDQEALGSDASEFSDASVEEGGSLLAKGPVLQL; via the coding sequence GGGCGAGGAGGAGGCTGCGGACCTTGGCCCCCTGGTGCTGGATTCGGACAGTGATGATTCCGTGGACCGCGACATTGAGGAAGCCATCCAGGAGTACCTGAAGGCCAAGAGCGGAGCCGCCCGGCCTCCCGCAGCCAGTCGATGCCAACCAGAGCCGCCTCCGAGCGGCACCCCGACCGCCCTGTGTCCCCCAGACCTTGCAGCTGGCCCTGCTGGTGTCCCCAGCAGCCACAGGGGAGTCGGCGAGGACCGGGGCTCTGCCTCGCCGCGCAGTGTGAGCAGCGAGGACTCCTTCGAGCAGAGCATCCGGGCGGAGATCGAGCAGTTCCTAAGTGAGAAGAGGCAGCACGAGGCCCAAAAGTGTGACATTCCTGCGGACAGAAAGCCAGACCCCAGTGACAGCGTGGCCCCGTCGGCGTCTAGGTCCAGCAGAGAGCCGACGGGCAAGGCGTACCAGCAGGAGCTGGCGGGCGCCTGTAAGGAGTTCACCTTCCGAAAGCCTCCCAGGTCCACAAAGGCTGGCGCGCTGCCCAGAGGCCCCAGGTGCAAGGTCACCACTGAGCCCGCCACGGCTGCAGGCCACCTTGCAGAAGCAGCCCCTGGTAAAGTCGGGGTCAGGAGGGGCACCGGCTCAGGGAAGAGGGGAAGGCGAGCCAGGAGTGCAGCCCTGGTGCCTGAGGCGGCCGACTCAAGCAGCGACGATGGCATCGAGGAGGCCATCCAGCTGTACCAgctggagaagaggaaggaggcaggTGGCGAGCTGCCACAGAGGGCCCTGCCCGCAGAGGAGAAGggccccgggccccctgcacacGGCACGGGCCTCTGCACCAAGAGCACCTGGCTCGAAGCCCACGGGAAGACCCCGGGCAAGAAGAAGCCGGTGGCCACCAAGGCTGTGGACCTCAGCCCAGGTGGCCTGGACCCCGACCACCCCTCCAGGCCTCCCAGGGAAACCGTGGCTCCTGCACCTCCAGGAAGTACAGCTGCCGAAAGCAAGTTTATGGACGGGTCCCCGCGCCGCGCAGACACATCCGCGGAGCTGATGTGCGCTGAGGCAATCCTGGACATTTCCAAAACGATCCTGCCGAGCCCCCTGGAGGGCGGCACCAGATCCCCGCCCGCCAGCCCACTCCTGTATCCCCGCGACGTGCCTTCCTGCTCCGACGGTGACAGCAGCTGTGTGGACAGCGACGACAGCATCGAACAGGAAATCCGGACGTTCTTGGCTCTGAAGGCGCAGTCAGGGGGGCTGCTGCCCAGGACGGAGACATGCCCGCGGCTGGCACACAgcccgctgccgccgcccggCCTCAGCGCCTCGGCCTCCAAAACGCCAGACCTGTCGCTGAGCTGCAAGAGGAAACGCGGAGCAGGCAGCACCACCGTGCGGCCGTGCGCACCCAAGAGGACCAGAGAGACGGCCGAGGCGCAGGAGAGCGCCCGGGACGCCGACCGCAGCCAGGGGAGAGCGCAGCCCAGCAAGGGGAAAGCCAGCGAGGCCCCGGGAAGGGAGAGTGAGACCTGGGGCCAGCCTCTCCCCTGCAGGACGGGCGTGCCAGGTGATGAGCGCAGGGCCCCGGTCACGCAGGGTCCCGTGTTGCCAGGCCCCGGGAAGGCGGCTGAGGTGAGGCGTGTGGATGAGAAGGAGAGCTCCGAGGACAAGAGCAGCTCACTGGACAGTGACGAGGACCTGGACACGGCCATCAAGGACCTGCTGCGGTCCAAGCGGAGGCTCCGGAAGAGGTGCAAAGACCCCAGAGCCGGCTGCAAGAGGGTCAGGTTCAGCACCACGGAGACGCGGTTCCTGGATAAAGTAGGGCGCTTCTCGAAAGACTGGAAAGACCGGAGCCCACATCTGCTGAAAAGCTGCCTCTCAAAGTCCAAGAAAGAGAGCCCAGGGAGACCCTCGCACGTCCTCTGCCGAGAAGCAGTGAGAGCGAAGCCAGATGGCGTGGCGGCCACGGACGCGCCCCCGGCTCCCCAGTCCAGGGGCCAAGCCGCAGGGAGGAGCCTGTTCTCTGGTGAATCGGAAGCCCGTGAACTTGACGGTCCGGCCCCAAGCCCCAGTGCCCTGTCTGATGACAGTAGTTCTGTAGACAGTGATGACAGCATTGAACTGGAGATTAGGAAGTTTTTGGCCGAAAAGGCCAAGGAGTCCGTGAGCGGATCAGAAATTCAAGGAGGGGGCCCCACCGCTCTCGGGACAGGGAGCGGGGGCAAATCAGAGCTGCCATGCCGGAAAGTGCCACCTCCCGGCCCGGCCCTTCAGCCTGGCATGTGCACTCGGAGCCAGAGGTGCAGGGGGCCCTTGCAGCCGGCCGAGGGACCAAGGGGCCCGGGCAGAGCCTTCGCTCCGGCCGGGAGGAGCAGCCCCCGCGCCGAGCAGGCCTGCATCCCTGCAGCCCTGGCCAGATGTGAACTGGTGCCGCCCAGGAGCACCAGCGGGACTGCATCTGCCAAAGGGTCACCAGCCAGTAGAAGAACCACCTATGCGCCCAAAGATAAGAGCCCGAGGGGGGCTGAGGCCGCCGGGGGGGAAAGCGCATTGGGTCAGCTCCCGAGCTGCATGGAGGCTGGCACTCGGGCAGAGAGCCGGAGCTCACTGGCACGGACCCCGGGCGCCGAGCGAGAGGGGAGGCCCCGGGCCGGCCTCGCCCTGCCCTGGGCTGACTTCTCCCCCCAGAGCCGGCTGCGGAGCACCTGGGCACTGAGCACGAAAGGCAGGGACGCGGCGGCGTGGACAGGGGGCCTCGGGGGCCAGAGAGAGAAGGGGCTGGAGGGCCAGGCCCGGGGCTCGCCCAGCCTCGCCATGGACCCCAAGAGAGGCCTGCCCTTTTCCGGCTTCTCGCCACTGCTCTCCACGCAGCTGTTTCACTTCGGGAAGAGTGTCTCCTGGGGGGGGAAGCAGGCCAGCCTCTTCAGTCCCCCGCTGGGTCTGCCTCTACAGGGCCCATCCTTCTCGGCCTTCCGAGAGACCCAGGCTGGCCACGGCCCAGTGTTCGGAAGCTCACACTTGCTGGTGAAGCAGGAGGGTGGCCGCTGGCCGCCCAGGAAGTCCCAGGCAGGGCTCAGTCTGCCCGACAGAAGGAACTCGGGGCCGGAGGAGAGCATCTTAGACCTGCGGTACAGGCGGAGGGGTGTGGACAGAGACGAAGACCAAGAGGCCCTGGGCAGCGACGCCAGCGAGTTCAGTGATGCGTCTGTGGAGGAGGGCGGCAGCCTCTTGGCCAAGGGCCCCGTCCTCCAGCTGTGA
- the MRPS2 gene encoding small ribosomal subunit protein uS2m isoform X1, protein MPWYPARSYPGCSARVSGAGRSSCTSSRRRPRARRVRAAGRWGAPRPPRPGSPSAAAVTPTLRSWGFEIAPLLGVPGALDLNERILSEPLKHFDFFNVKELFSVRSLFDARVHLGHKAGCRHRFMEPYIFGSRLDQDIIDLEQTATHLQLALNFTAHVAYRRGIILFVSRRRQFSHLIENVARDCGEYAHTRYFKGGLLTNAPLLLGPRVRLPDLIIFLHTLNNVFEPHIAVRDAAKMNIPTVGIVDTNCNPSLITYPIPGNDDSPPAVQLFCRLFQTTINRAKEKRNQVEALYRLQGQEGAKGHGTADPPSPGVQAELDLGHSP, encoded by the exons ATGCCATGGTACCCGGCTCGGTCCTACCCCGGCTGCTCGGCGCGG GTGTCCGGCGCCGGCCGCTCCAGCTGCACCTCGTCCAGACGGCGACCCCGGGCCCGGCGGGTCCGAGCGGCAGGACGCTGGGGAGCGCCGCGGCCTCCGCGGCCCGGGAGCCCGAGCGCAGCAGCGGTAACGCCGACCCTGCGGTCCTGGGGGTTTGAAATTGCCCCGCTGCTGGGAGTCCCGGGCGCCCTAG atCTCAACGAGAGGATCCTGAGCGAGCCCCTCAAGCACTTCGACTTCTTCAATGTCAAGGAATTGTTTTCTGTTAGAAGTCTCTTCGATGCCCGGGTGCACCTGGGACACAAAGCTGGCTGTCGGCACAG GTTCATGGAGCCGTATATCTTCGGTAGCCGCTTGGACCAGGACATCATTGACCTGGAACAGACGGCGACGCACCTGCAGCTGGCCTTGAATTTCACGGCCCATGTGGCCTATCGCAGGGGCATCATCCTGTTTGTGAGCCGCAGGCGGCAGTTCTCACACCTGATCGAGAACGTGGCCCGGGACTGCGGGGAATACGCCCACACCCGCTACTTCAAGGGCGGCCTGCTGACCAACGCGCCCCTCCTCCTGGGCCCCAGGGTCCGCCTGCCAGACCTCATCATCTTTCTGCACACGCTCAACAACGTCTTTGAGCCCCACATAGCCGTGAGGGACGCGGCCAAGATGAACATCCCCACTGTGGGCATCGTGGACACCAACTGCAACCCATCCCTCATCACGTACCCCATCCCGGGCAACGACGACTCGCCCCCGGCTGTCCAGCTCTTCTGCAGGCTCTTCCAGACCACCATCAACCGGGCCAAAGAGAAGCGCAATCAGGTCGAGGCCCTGTACCGACTGCAGGGCCAGGAGGGCGCCAAGGGCCACGGTACAGCTGACCCTCCTTCCCCGGGAGTGCAGGCCGAGCTGGACTTGGGTCATTCCCCTTGA
- the PIERCE1 gene encoding piercer of microtubule wall 1 protein isoform X2 — protein MSEEDPQGCAEQEVPKAKAPTEKTSDYYRVSEDLPARFNNPAWFRGYRTEEPPSVYRTSNQAYGSRAPTVHEMPKVFYPNSYKFSRQVAVGGMFQNNTFNVYMEKSVVTGPDNFITFYDRLNFHPSYGVSKPSICD, from the exons ATGTCCGAAGAGGACCCCCAGGGGTGCGCGGAGCAGGAGGTGCCCAAGGCCAAGGCCCCCACGGAGAAAACCAGCGACTACTACCGCGTGAGCGAGGACCTGCCGGCCAGGTTCAACAACCCGGCTTGGTTTCGGGGCTACCG GACCGAGGAGCCCCCCTCAGTGTACAGGACCAGTAACCAAGCTTACGGGAGCAGAGCCCCCACCGTGCACGAGATGCCG AAGGTATTTTATCCAAATTCGTACAAATTTTCTAGACAAGTTGCAGTTGGTGGAATGTTCCAGAACAATACTTTCAACGTCTACATGGAGAAGAGCGTTGTGACGGGTCCGGACAACTTCATCACCTTCTATGACCGGCTCAACTTCCACCCCAGCTATGGGGTCAGCAAGCCGTCCATCTGTGATTGA